A part of Prolixibacteraceae bacterium genomic DNA contains:
- a CDS encoding putative sulfate exporter family transporter → MNVTALNPIRNYDSLNKKLVLGIPFLFLIPHFEAAFALILGIVVGNIPALRKHVPHTVSASSLLKYSVILMGFGMHLAPMIQVSKEGFIFTAITITTALVLGKVLGKLFGIDKQLGFLLSCGTAICGGSAIAAAASATNAKTQNISIALGVVFLLNSIALLIFPSIGHFFEMSQTQFGYFSALAIQDTTSVVGACSTYGDEALQIGTMLKCARALWIIPLTIGVVMLHKGDNTSEDGTKKKRAWPVFILFFIGAILLVELFPQWNNTFDHLYWIGKKIMLYAIFLTGLGINRSLIQHQGTKPLWIGVLLWIVLIAVSLYITIYHVS, encoded by the coding sequence ATGAATGTAACCGCATTAAACCCAATAAGGAACTACGACTCTTTAAACAAGAAATTAGTCCTTGGAATTCCATTTCTTTTTCTCATCCCTCATTTCGAAGCAGCATTTGCTCTCATACTAGGGATAGTTGTCGGAAACATTCCTGCATTACGCAAGCATGTTCCTCATACAGTATCTGCATCCAGCCTACTGAAGTACTCCGTAATTTTAATGGGATTTGGAATGCACTTGGCACCTATGATCCAAGTATCAAAGGAGGGGTTTATCTTCACTGCTATCACCATCACCACTGCTCTTGTACTTGGAAAAGTGCTCGGGAAACTTTTTGGCATCGACAAACAACTTGGCTTCCTACTTTCTTGTGGTACAGCCATATGTGGTGGAAGTGCAATTGCAGCTGCAGCGTCAGCAACTAATGCAAAGACACAAAACATCTCGATTGCATTAGGAGTCGTTTTCTTATTAAACTCTATTGCTCTTCTTATATTTCCTTCTATTGGACATTTCTTTGAAATGAGTCAGACCCAATTTGGGTACTTTAGTGCATTGGCTATTCAAGACACAACTTCTGTTGTTGGTGCATGCAGCACTTATGGGGATGAAGCATTACAAATCGGCACAATGCTTAAATGTGCAAGAGCACTTTGGATTATACCTCTGACTATTGGTGTTGTTATGTTACACAAAGGTGATAATACATCGGAAGATGGGACAAAAAAGAAAAGAGCATGGCCAGTATTTATCCTCTTCTTTATCGGAGCAATTCTATTGGTTGAACTTTTCCCACAATGGAATAATACTTTTGACCATTTGTACTGGATAGGAAAGAAGATCATGTTGTACGCAATTTTCCTTACTGGACTAGGAATAAATAGAAGTTTAATCCAACATCAAGGAACCAAGCCATTATGGATCGGGGTCTTATTATGGATTGTTCTCATCGCAGTCTCACTGTACATCACTATTTATCATGTAAGTTAA
- a CDS encoding LysR family transcriptional regulator yields the protein MDFRSIVFLSVARNLNFTKAAEELHISQPAVTKHIKLLEESLETTLFERKGNRIVLTDEGYLVQKHYLEMHEIENTLIYELQQRNNKTKGVLRIGGSSTIAQYVLPPIIAKFHQRFPNVRISLVSSNSFHVLEMLHNNLIDIAFVENHSTRSDLNYRYWMDDELVIITGMKTKVGKEELTLEKIKKYPLIVREIGSGTLEVIEHIFKDHHLNMDDLNIRMHLGSTEAMKHYLTEFEGIGIVSNQAIQNELKWNHLKILPCEEIKFHRAFRISTKKGESRRLIDNFIEFTLNYNF from the coding sequence ATGGATTTTAGAAGTATTGTTTTCTTGTCAGTAGCTCGTAATTTGAACTTCACAAAAGCTGCAGAAGAGCTCCACATTAGCCAACCTGCTGTAACAAAGCATATAAAACTACTTGAAGAGTCACTCGAAACCACTCTCTTTGAGAGAAAAGGGAATCGTATTGTTTTAACTGATGAAGGCTATTTGGTGCAGAAGCACTACCTTGAGATGCATGAGATTGAAAATACTCTAATCTATGAGTTGCAACAACGCAACAATAAAACAAAAGGAGTTTTACGTATTGGTGGGAGCTCCACTATTGCACAATATGTATTACCTCCTATAATAGCCAAATTTCATCAACGTTTTCCAAATGTACGGATAAGCTTGGTTAGTAGTAACTCTTTTCATGTATTAGAAATGCTACATAACAATCTTATCGATATAGCATTTGTTGAGAATCATTCCACAAGATCCGATTTAAACTACAGGTATTGGATGGATGATGAGCTCGTTATTATTACGGGGATGAAAACAAAAGTTGGGAAAGAGGAACTCACATTGGAAAAGATAAAGAAATATCCACTTATCGTTAGAGAGATTGGCTCTGGAACACTTGAAGTTATAGAACATATATTCAAAGACCACCATCTTAACATGGATGACCTGAATATCAGAATGCACTTGGGAAGTACGGAAGCGATGAAACATTACCTCACCGAATTCGAAGGGATAGGAATTGTTTCAAATCAAGCCATTCAAAATGAATTAAAGTGGAATCACTTGAAGATTCTACCATGTGAAGAGATCAAATTTCATCGAGCCTTTCGGATATCTACTAAAAAAGGAGAGTCTCGAAGACTCATCGATAATTTTATCGAATTTACGCTAAACTATAACTTTTAG